The segment TCTTTCTTTGCAAATTTGTTGGAGAAGGTGTTACTTTAATTGTCTCATGCATCGGTATGTCactatataatttttttttcttatttactaCATTTTGGTTTAAATAGTTGCTGTTCCAAGTCAGCCCACCACCTTAAAAATCCAGAACTTCTCTAGCAAATGTGATAAAGGTTCTAGATTTTACTAATAATGAGTGTATTTAAGAATTCAGTGGATTCTTACTGAAATACCTTGACAGAACAGTTGAAAGGGgaggtaaaaagagaaagactaATCGTGGACATTGcatattttatctctttcctaTGTTGACCTGTAATGCCTCTTCAGTTTTTCCAGCCCTCAGAAATTAAGTTATATTAGATTTAAGGGTGCAAACAGTTGTCCTAAAGCTTTAACTTGCATTTTCCTTGGGGTTTGATTGCTAGTGATGTTAAATGCCAGCGGTTTGGCTCTGAGTGATGACATATCATTACCACTAGCATGAAGGGTACTGCTTGTTCCTCTTGTTTCCTGTTTTTGTTAAGCTTTGGTGCAAAGTGCAAGTATCTCTTCTGCACCTCCTGGTGTAGTATTTTATTTGGTCATAGGGCAGTTTGTTGTGTGTGTAATGTTTCCAGTGAGTCTCAACCTTAAAATCATGATGAACCAGTGAGCTAAAGCATAGGCTCGTGCTGTGTCTGCGCTTGTACCTGCATGCctgcttccctcccttttccctgctTCCTTGCCGGTCCTGTTGGAAAGAGTCATGGAATTGGTCACTAACTTGTTTAGCTTTCTGTTTGGAAAGGATTTGTCCCAATGTGAAAGTCCAGGCAGGCTTATTTGGTCTCTCTGCTGATGCCCATTGCAGTCACATCTGCATGGAATGGGAATGTCCAATATTAATACAATCTTTGGTATTTTGATGGAAAGGACAATGTACAAATGCATTGTATTAGGGTAGTTTTACTAAATGAGTAGCTTTATTGGAACATCAGGAAAAGTGCTTTGCAGCCAATGAGCTGTCAAATTTGTGTATCGTGCACATCTATTGCTTTCAGTAGCGCATATTTAACCAGCATCAGCTCTAATTACATTGCTTTTTGCAGCAGAGCCAAGGATTCACATTTCCTGGTCTCTTCCAAGAAAATCGAAAAGCAGTAGTGCTACTTTACAGATCTGATAAGGAGGGGGCCATGTCATTCAGAAATGCTTGTTCTAGCAGGTTATATGTAAAAGACTTATTATCCATCTCATTGAGTAGCATGATAGCAGTTGTTTCTTTCTGGTAGGATGAAGAATTATGATGACTTCGGAAAGACTCTAGAAGACCTGTCAAATCTGTATAAAATTCCAGGAAACAGGTTGCAACTAGTTATTACttgaaaaacttttaaaatccaTAGCCTAGCTTTTGTTtacttacaaaaatattttctctctctcccccagtGAAATGAGAGCTAAGGGATACCTTGCTTTGCAGGCCCTTGAAAAAGATCTTTATTCAATGTATCTTCTAGACAGGTAAGGTTGAAGTCtacttccttctccctttccctctacCCCCACCCTTCATTTCACTAAAAGCCAAGTTAACCAATCTAATTATAGAGCAGGATGTGGAAGACTAATGAGTTTTATCCCACTGGAAAGCTTGAAGTCTTTCTGTAGTTTGCCAACTCCAGGCACACCAAACAAGATGATCTACTGAACTCTGGGCCTTATCTAAGGGACTTGCTGGGAAACTGGTTGGTTACAGAacttgtgtttgtgtgcatgtgagCTCCCACTAGGAGCCAACAGTGCCTCTGAAAGTCAGAAGTCATGTTTAGatctttctgcagcagaagtaAAATATTCCTTTCGGGGTCCTGCTGTTTGGGTATCTCACTTTGTGTTCAGGTTTTAGATCAGGAGTCGTGGATGCTAGCTTTCctcctgtctttccttttctcatttctcctttcaaaGAGCAGGGTTACAGGTAGATGTGGAAGAGATTTTCCTAAACCCTCTGGTAATTGTACAACAATTTTTGTtggtttctgtttttatttttcccagaaaattaGAGTTGAGgacagtgttttccttttatattcttGAAACATCTTCCCTGTTATCTTGCCTATTAAGCAATCCAGCAA is part of the Cuculus canorus isolate bCucCan1 chromosome 2, bCucCan1.pri, whole genome shotgun sequence genome and harbors:
- the LOC128851182 gene encoding mediator of RNA polymerase II transcription subunit 1-like → MFYIEVQLEKDGKVTDVKLAHLGEAPVVCEDLVQHLRMKNYDDFGKTLEDLSNLYKIPGNSEMRAKGYLALQALEKDLYSMYLLDRNSYEH